A single genomic interval of uncultured Desulfobacter sp. harbors:
- a CDS encoding transposase encodes MGTPIRTIVGIFIVLKFRLLSDRTVVNQVKENRYIQYFCNVSDEDLFTFMHHSNLSKLRKRFGIKGIEAIDAVIFNLLRITKVIDNDSMLIDSTVLLNNIVYPTDIGLIFKAFKKMEQVAKHYHIPFWWDDRELKQLWREYNLNRKKSEIIPLFFETLLIFSSGLRTFEKIVQTLEGSEKDKEKALQLLELLILFQRQNEQKLAGERHIPNRIVSFDEPDARPIKKGKKHPDCEFGSTLQLSFNRQGFMVTTENFIGKPNDKTLWPETVRLFEQKMKGAPEYAIGDQGYRSRVNQKIPQGTPNIFLGKSSDVNEEEQDYCRKARSATEGFIAVAKKLRGFGLSLYRGIDGDRIWSLLCQIAYNLKKFLQLYNDEKISEESLMKLGLLG; translated from the coding sequence ATGGGCACCCCCATCCGGACGATCGTAGGGATTTTCATTGTTTTAAAATTCCGGTTACTCAGTGATCGGACGGTCGTTAATCAGGTCAAGGAAAACCGGTATATTCAATACTTTTGCAATGTCTCAGATGAAGATTTGTTTACTTTCATGCATCACAGCAACCTGAGCAAATTGCGAAAACGTTTTGGTATCAAGGGGATTGAAGCCATAGATGCTGTCATTTTCAATCTGTTGAGGATTACAAAAGTAATTGATAACGACAGTATGCTGATTGATTCCACTGTACTGCTCAACAATATTGTTTATCCAACAGATATCGGATTGATTTTCAAGGCGTTTAAAAAAATGGAGCAGGTTGCCAAACATTATCATATTCCCTTCTGGTGGGATGACCGGGAACTCAAACAACTATGGCGAGAATACAATTTAAATCGGAAAAAGAGTGAAATTATACCTCTATTTTTTGAAACGCTCTTGATATTTTCCAGTGGCTTGCGGACATTTGAAAAAATCGTTCAAACCCTTGAAGGTTCTGAAAAGGACAAAGAAAAAGCTCTGCAACTTTTGGAACTCCTGATATTGTTTCAGCGCCAGAATGAACAGAAGCTTGCAGGAGAAAGACATATTCCAAACCGGATTGTATCCTTTGATGAACCGGATGCCCGACCGATCAAAAAAGGCAAAAAGCATCCAGACTGTGAATTTGGGAGTACGCTTCAGCTTTCATTCAACCGCCAAGGCTTTATGGTTACAACGGAAAATTTTATTGGCAAACCCAATGATAAAACCCTGTGGCCGGAGACAGTCCGATTGTTTGAACAAAAAATGAAAGGTGCTCCTGAATATGCCATCGGTGATCAAGGCTACCGCAGTCGGGTAAACCAAAAAATCCCCCAAGGCACCCCAAATATCTTCCTCGGCAAAAGTTCGGACGTTAACGAAGAAGAACAGGATTATTGCCGAAAAGCCCGGTCTGCAACGGAAGGCTTTATCGCAGTTGCAAAGAAACTTCGCGGCTTTGGCCTCAGTCTCTATCGGGGAATTGACGGGGACCGCATCTGGTCTCTTTTATGTCAGATTGCGTACAATTTGAAAAAGTTTCTTCAGCTCTACAATGATGAAAAAATCAGTGAAGAAAGTTTGATGAAACTCGGCTTACTGGGCTAA
- a CDS encoding transposase: MLKKLNFWHKLLTKFTIEMLLERPLPFIENYLECINQELMKKNPNYVLSKKQKLWLSFCLSGVLLTNSICWKRFERISLGKFRFSALSWMFRNSKISFDHLLKQSTCNILKHYGIKEGVLCIDDVDRARSKSTKKIYKVHKLKDKLTGGFLDGQCIVFLFLVTPVASFPVGFEFYHPDPLWKAWKKKDDRLKKKKIPKKKRPKEPQRNPAYPTKVQLALELLNIFHKKHPGIEIKAILADGLYGHAEFVDGSSLIFGGTQTITKMKYNQNVRFKSSLISVQKFFESYPLIPQKVSVRGKEDIEIFISSARLYVPSHNAKRFVIAIQYPDEKKPRYLLASDLSWRTLDIVQAYFFRWLIEVFFEDWKGHEGWGKLTKHTGKDGSRSSLILSLLLDHALFFHHHQKARLENKLPAWSVGSLSQRIHTEALVQFVQDFCKDEISEQKLDELKERIDNIIPFNPSTKHMSSRIFPQMMPAPSLEHFRKKVA, from the coding sequence GTGCTAAAGAAGCTGAATTTTTGGCATAAACTTTTAACAAAATTCACGATAGAGATGCTCCTCGAACGACCGCTGCCCTTTATTGAAAACTATCTTGAATGCATAAATCAAGAATTGATGAAAAAGAATCCCAATTATGTGCTATCCAAAAAACAAAAACTGTGGTTAAGCTTTTGTTTAAGTGGCGTTTTGTTAACCAATAGCATTTGCTGGAAACGATTTGAAAGAATCAGTTTAGGAAAATTCCGGTTTTCAGCTCTTTCCTGGATGTTTCGAAATTCAAAAATCAGCTTCGATCACCTACTGAAACAGAGTACGTGTAATATTTTGAAGCATTATGGCATAAAGGAAGGGGTCCTTTGCATAGATGATGTAGACCGTGCCCGATCAAAGTCCACCAAAAAAATATATAAAGTTCACAAGCTTAAAGATAAACTTACCGGCGGTTTTTTAGACGGGCAATGCATTGTATTTTTATTTTTGGTAACACCTGTGGCCTCTTTTCCTGTGGGGTTTGAATTTTATCACCCTGACCCATTATGGAAAGCGTGGAAAAAGAAAGATGATCGTCTTAAAAAAAAGAAGATACCTAAGAAAAAGCGCCCCAAGGAGCCACAGAGAAATCCTGCATACCCAACGAAGGTTCAATTGGCTCTTGAACTTTTGAACATATTCCATAAAAAACATCCGGGCATTGAAATTAAAGCTATTTTGGCAGATGGTCTTTATGGGCATGCTGAATTTGTTGATGGTAGTTCCCTTATCTTTGGTGGTACTCAAACCATCACCAAAATGAAGTATAATCAAAATGTACGGTTTAAAAGTAGCTTAATTTCAGTACAAAAATTTTTTGAATCTTATCCTCTGATACCGCAAAAAGTATCGGTTCGAGGTAAAGAAGATATTGAAATTTTTATCTCATCGGCTCGTCTGTATGTACCGTCTCACAATGCAAAGCGCTTTGTGATCGCCATTCAGTACCCTGATGAGAAAAAACCACGTTATTTGTTAGCCTCCGACTTAAGTTGGAGAACATTGGATATTGTTCAAGCATACTTTTTCCGCTGGTTGATAGAGGTTTTCTTTGAGGACTGGAAAGGTCATGAAGGATGGGGCAAGCTGACCAAGCATACAGGCAAAGATGGATCTCGGAGTTCCTTGATCCTGAGCCTGCTGTTAGATCATGCATTGTTCTTCCATCATCACCAGAAAGCCCGCCTGGAAAACAAACTTCCTGCATGGAGTGTGGGAAGCCTATCCCAGCGGATTCACACAGAAGCTTTAGTTCAATTTGTCCAGGATTTCTGTAAAGACGAAATCAGTGAACAAAAGCTTGATGAGCTAAAAGAGCGCATTGATAATATTATTCCTTTCAATCCTTCTACAAAACATATGAGCAGTCGCATTTTTCCTCAAATGATGCCGGCACCATCTTTGGAACACTTCCGGAAAAAAGTGGCCTGA
- a CDS encoding IS5 family transposase, which produces MSGQVKIYESDLTPEQCQYLEFLMMPKGKPKAGRPKEWLVSSIINAIMYVVRSGCQWRMLPIGFPPWQTVYYHYNKWCKKYTWKRINDALTQMDRTRCNRELTPSASIIDSQSVKTTEVGGPKGYDAGKKINGRKRHILVDVEGRIIGAVVHEGNIQDRDGAKILSEKLKDKYPRLKLIWADGAYSGKLIQWVKENTGLDLEIVKRSDDTKGFQILPRRWVVERTFGWFNRFRRLSKDFERLFVVSESLMYIVMISIMIRRLIPSND; this is translated from the coding sequence ATGTCAGGGCAAGTTAAAATTTATGAAAGCGACTTAACTCCGGAGCAATGTCAATATCTCGAATTTTTAATGATGCCAAAAGGTAAACCAAAAGCAGGACGGCCCAAAGAATGGCTTGTCTCTTCAATTATAAACGCCATTATGTATGTTGTCAGGTCGGGATGTCAGTGGCGCATGTTACCGATTGGGTTTCCACCATGGCAAACCGTCTATTATCATTACAACAAATGGTGCAAAAAATATACGTGGAAAAGAATCAATGATGCTCTGACCCAAATGGATCGTACTCGATGCAATCGAGAATTAACGCCAAGCGCATCTATCATTGACAGCCAATCGGTAAAAACCACTGAAGTCGGCGGTCCAAAAGGATATGATGCTGGTAAGAAGATCAACGGTCGAAAACGTCATATCCTCGTTGATGTTGAGGGTCGAATCATTGGCGCTGTCGTTCACGAAGGCAATATCCAAGACAGAGATGGAGCAAAAATCCTTTCGGAAAAATTGAAAGACAAATATCCGCGTCTAAAATTGATCTGGGCTGATGGTGCATATTCTGGCAAACTTATTCAGTGGGTTAAAGAAAATACTGGTTTGGATCTTGAAATCGTTAAACGCTCCGATGATACGAAAGGTTTTCAAATTTTACCCCGGCGCTGGGTTGTTGAAAGAACTTTCGGCTGGTTTAATAGATTTCGGAGATTAAGCAAAGACTTTGAACGTTTGTTCGTAGTCAGTGAAAGTTTGATGTATATTGTTATGATATCAATCATGATTCGGAGATTAATCCCATCGAATGACTAA
- a CDS encoding acyltransferase, with the protein MEGKIGDSWQRSVKANTYNFYLLSKYRSHLFGLAILCIMLFHSPLQWQFSDHYVRYVKLYLDFGVDLFLFLSGIGLYYSISKDKNIVKFYKRRLLRILPAYIPVACLWFFYWDFSWPYENFSKLLSNCIIFFNDIMLISFWTKGNLTEWFVAIIVIFYLIYPFIYRLLIRLRTRGIIFLIAICIGIVGFLLYFIDFHKLPDKYNWMCIALPRIPILLIGCWIAPKVKKCNEINNRLVTICAIIAIVFIIFFLINPPILSTNIFFKRLLYGPFAFCIAIWFSNTAEIVNNRLILKCFGWIGLFTFEIYLLHEKIIWLLSGFHLESDILINVSAISITLITVPFYKCFYNWLMSLCFWLCDLCFTRAFFLRQL; encoded by the coding sequence TTGGAAGGAAAAATAGGGGATAGTTGGCAAAGATCTGTAAAAGCGAATACATATAATTTTTATTTGTTAAGCAAATACCGGAGCCATCTTTTTGGATTAGCGATTCTATGCATTATGTTGTTTCATAGTCCGTTGCAATGGCAGTTCTCCGATCATTATGTAAGATATGTAAAATTGTATTTGGATTTTGGTGTCGACTTGTTTCTTTTTCTATCTGGGATAGGCCTATATTATTCTATTAGTAAAGATAAAAATATTGTTAAATTTTATAAAAGGAGATTATTGAGGATATTGCCGGCATACATTCCTGTAGCTTGTCTTTGGTTTTTTTATTGGGACTTCAGCTGGCCATATGAAAATTTTAGTAAATTATTATCAAATTGTATTATATTCTTTAATGACATTATGCTCATTTCTTTTTGGACAAAAGGAAATCTAACAGAATGGTTTGTTGCAATTATTGTAATATTTTATTTAATATATCCATTCATATATAGGCTTTTAATTCGCTTAAGGACTCGAGGGATTATTTTTCTTATAGCTATATGTATAGGTATTGTTGGTTTTTTATTATATTTTATCGACTTTCATAAATTACCAGATAAATATAATTGGATGTGCATAGCGTTACCTCGTATCCCAATATTATTAATTGGCTGTTGGATTGCTCCAAAGGTTAAAAAATGTAACGAGATTAATAATAGACTTGTTACTATATGTGCTATCATAGCAATCGTATTTATTATTTTTTTTCTGATTAATCCGCCAATTCTTTCCACCAACATATTTTTTAAAAGGTTATTATATGGTCCTTTTGCTTTTTGTATAGCAATTTGGTTTTCTAATACTGCTGAGATTGTAAACAATAGACTAATTTTAAAATGCTTTGGCTGGATTGGACTATTTACTTTTGAGATATATTTGCTACATGAAAAAATAATATGGCTTTTAAGTGGATTCCACTTAGAAAGTGATATCTTGATTAATGTTTCTGCAATTTCAATAACTTTGATAACTGTTCCTTTTTATAAATGTTTTTATAATTGGTTGATGTCTTTATGCTTTTGGCTCTGTGATTTGTGTTTTACTCGTGCATTTTTTTTAAGACAATTGTGA
- a CDS encoding KamA family radical SAM protein yields the protein MEKMLKQPYSRMYNIEVFRKEAEKLLKGIHRCQDIETVRDTLLQRATQIFRSHFNGKYPPAHELIRMRDCSLALANVFSKRAENRTGFSVVKAIWDIAKGRQREDLKPGFYAELINWVKGLEGRARFQFLYQHSDDDSILGREKAIVRSDELDKIWKAVDKRLRSYSNGLTKKSKKLREEHKKSILRSFGAKEQDWENWKWHIRNIVTDTITLRQLTSIEDHQCDLIERAIKGRLPFGITPYYISLMDDDFNKNDLAIRAQVFPPEDYINEMLSDINNRRHSFDFMLESDTSPIDLITRRYPNIVILKPVSTCPQICVYCQRNWEIEQVMAPKSFAGKAEMNSAIEWIKDHPTVQEVLITGGDPFIMSDNQLESLLKRLSDIEHVDLIRIGTRTPVTLPVRITDHLAKMLGKFREVGRREIAVVTHIEHPYEITPETALAVDRLRRQGIGVYNQQVYTFYVSRRFESTLLRILLRRIGIDPYYTFMPKGKEETNAYRVPLARILQEQKEEARLVPGLRRTDEAVFNVPGLGKNYLRAAQHRDLLSVLPDGRRVYEFHPWEMSLVSCQTYLHKDIAILDYLNRLAEIGENPEDYDSIWFFI from the coding sequence ATGGAAAAAATGCTAAAACAGCCTTATAGCAGAATGTATAATATTGAGGTTTTCAGAAAGGAAGCTGAAAAGCTTCTTAAAGGAATTCATCGTTGTCAAGATATTGAGACAGTTCGTGATACCTTATTGCAAAGAGCCACTCAGATATTTCGTTCACACTTCAATGGAAAATATCCTCCAGCCCACGAACTAATAAGAATGAGAGATTGTAGCTTAGCTCTAGCGAATGTTTTTTCCAAACGAGCTGAAAACAGAACAGGGTTCAGCGTTGTTAAAGCCATATGGGATATTGCAAAAGGGCGGCAAAGAGAGGACTTGAAACCCGGCTTTTATGCAGAGTTGATAAACTGGGTTAAAGGGTTGGAAGGAAGGGCAAGATTTCAGTTTTTGTATCAGCATTCAGACGATGATTCCATATTAGGGCGGGAAAAAGCTATAGTCCGGTCTGATGAATTGGACAAGATCTGGAAAGCTGTAGATAAGAGGTTGCGATCTTATAGCAATGGTTTAACTAAAAAATCAAAAAAGCTTCGTGAAGAGCATAAAAAAAGCATACTTCGTTCGTTTGGCGCAAAGGAACAAGACTGGGAGAATTGGAAATGGCATATAAGAAATATAGTCACTGATACAATTACCCTGCGCCAACTGACATCTATAGAAGATCACCAGTGTGATCTTATTGAAAGAGCAATAAAAGGACGGTTGCCATTTGGAATTACACCTTATTATATATCTCTCATGGATGATGATTTTAATAAAAACGACCTTGCCATAAGAGCCCAGGTGTTTCCGCCGGAAGATTATATCAATGAAATGTTATCAGACATAAACAACAGAAGGCATTCTTTTGATTTTATGTTGGAATCTGATACCTCCCCCATAGATTTGATAACACGAAGATACCCGAATATTGTTATATTAAAGCCGGTTTCGACATGCCCTCAAATCTGTGTCTATTGCCAGCGTAACTGGGAAATAGAACAGGTGATGGCGCCAAAGTCGTTTGCAGGAAAGGCTGAAATGAATTCGGCCATCGAATGGATAAAAGACCATCCTACGGTTCAGGAGGTCCTTATCACCGGAGGTGATCCTTTCATTATGTCTGATAATCAATTGGAATCGTTGTTAAAACGTCTTTCAGATATCGAGCATGTTGATCTGATACGTATCGGTACTCGAACTCCGGTTACACTACCCGTGCGGATCACAGACCATCTGGCTAAAATGTTGGGTAAATTCCGTGAGGTGGGGAGACGCGAGATAGCAGTTGTAACCCATATAGAGCACCCCTATGAGATAACACCCGAAACGGCACTGGCTGTCGATAGACTCAGACGCCAAGGCATCGGTGTGTATAATCAGCAAGTCTATACTTTTTATGTTTCAAGAAGATTTGAAAGTACTCTTTTGAGAATTTTACTTAGAAGGATCGGTATCGACCCATATTATACATTCATGCCTAAGGGCAAAGAGGAAACTAATGCCTATCGCGTTCCTCTGGCCCGGATTCTACAAGAACAGAAAGAGGAAGCCAGGCTTGTTCCGGGATTAAGGCGTACTGATGAAGCCGTATTCAATGTTCCCGGCCTTGGAAAAAATTATTTGAGGGCAGCACAACACCGTGATTTATTATCGGTACTTCCTGATGGAAGACGAGTGTATGAATTCCATCCATGGGAGATGAGTCTGGTAAGTTGTCAAACCTATCTACATAAAGATATCGCAATCCTCGACTACCTTAACCGCCTGGCTGAAATTGGCGAAAACCCGGAAGATTATGACAGTATTTGGTTTTTTATATGA
- a CDS encoding tetratricopeptide repeat protein, which yields MKIFKIKSWCFNTNWKHFFFVFFLFLMMLPNSVFGRMNKGWGILPDEMAAVPRWCRCKMQVHKRHYTDIPAPLMQEYNKWGKIIGEDTLRAAHHYCMALNWINRYKRSLSSSYKDVDMDRKFALKQGLDELRFMKSMKTIKKRALYYRLLMNEAYLYRELGDFEKAARNYREIMSRKPGYASAYIEYAQLLHSFGNNADAVKILQIGLKRTKGNKIIQQMMTNIRGEGEHQ from the coding sequence GTGAAAATTTTTAAGATAAAAAGTTGGTGTTTCAATACTAACTGGAAACATTTTTTTTTCGTTTTTTTTCTTTTTCTAATGATGTTGCCCAACAGTGTTTTCGGAAGAATGAATAAGGGATGGGGCATTCTCCCTGATGAAATGGCAGCGGTTCCGAGATGGTGTCGATGCAAAATGCAAGTACACAAAAGACATTACACTGATATCCCAGCCCCACTGATGCAAGAATATAATAAATGGGGTAAAATTATTGGGGAAGATACTCTAAGAGCTGCGCATCATTATTGTATGGCTTTGAATTGGATTAATCGCTATAAACGCTCCTTAAGTTCATCCTACAAAGACGTTGACATGGATCGTAAATTTGCACTGAAACAAGGGCTTGATGAGTTGCGTTTTATGAAAAGTATGAAAACGATAAAAAAAAGAGCGTTATACTATCGATTACTTATGAACGAAGCCTATCTTTATAGGGAATTAGGCGATTTTGAGAAGGCCGCAAGAAATTATCGCGAGATCATGAGCAGGAAACCTGGTTATGCTTCTGCTTATATTGAATATGCCCAACTTCTTCATTCTTTCGGGAACAATGCAGATGCAGTAAAGATTCTTCAGATTGGTTTAAAGAGAACCAAAGGGAACAAAATTATCCAGCAAATGATGACCAATATCAGGGGAGAAGGGGAGCACCAGTAA
- a CDS encoding glycosyltransferase — MVSTRMHEVEYKMQSSNPIVSICCITYNHEKYIRDTIEGFLMQNTSFPMEIIIHDDCSIDNTVNIIGEYVDKYPELITPIFQKENQYSQGCKIFPIVFERAKGKYIAVCEGDDYWTDPQKLQRQTDFLEAHPEYVMVAENAIFYNLIDETKRKFRELPERDIDTLELLGARPFATASVLFRNLGKKIIPGGEDSGDTILWCHLSKLGKIRYLEDVSSVYRHHSEGVTEGDLIQWSKKMVSWNNTLTQNHPEIDSSVFKKRNLDQFKFPIGNLIANNLYKKAILIADELINATGEPSEYREEVYQLIENLLRQKDNSLSLKIGSAVTTPVNFMQQEIKRLIKIMGMLFQKDQ; from the coding sequence ATGGTATCAACCCGAATGCACGAGGTCGAATATAAGATGCAAAGTAGCAATCCCATTGTCAGCATTTGTTGTATAACGTACAATCATGAAAAGTACATAAGAGATACTATTGAAGGATTTCTTATGCAAAACACATCGTTTCCGATGGAAATAATCATACATGATGATTGTTCCATCGACAATACCGTTAATATTATCGGAGAGTATGTTGATAAATATCCTGAATTGATCACGCCGATTTTTCAAAAAGAGAACCAATATTCTCAGGGGTGCAAGATATTTCCAATTGTGTTTGAGCGTGCCAAAGGAAAATACATCGCTGTCTGTGAAGGCGACGATTATTGGACTGATCCGCAAAAACTTCAACGACAAACTGATTTCCTGGAAGCACACCCTGAGTATGTAATGGTGGCCGAAAATGCGATTTTTTATAATCTAATCGACGAAACAAAAAGAAAGTTTAGAGAATTACCGGAAAGGGATATTGATACTTTAGAGCTATTAGGAGCAAGACCGTTTGCAACTGCTTCTGTTTTATTTAGAAATTTAGGTAAAAAAATAATACCAGGCGGGGAGGACAGCGGCGATACTATTCTTTGGTGTCATTTGTCAAAATTAGGTAAAATACGATATCTGGAGGATGTGTCTTCAGTTTATAGGCATCATAGCGAGGGCGTTACAGAAGGAGATCTGATTCAATGGTCTAAAAAAATGGTTAGTTGGAATAATACGTTAACTCAGAATCATCCGGAAATTGACAGCTCGGTTTTTAAGAAACGGAATCTGGATCAATTTAAATTCCCTATTGGAAATTTGATAGCAAATAACTTATACAAAAAAGCTATATTAATAGCAGACGAGTTGATAAATGCTACCGGTGAACCGTCGGAATATAGAGAAGAAGTATATCAACTTATCGAAAACCTATTACGCCAAAAAGATAACAGCTTGTCTCTTAAAATAGGAAGTGCTGTTACAACACCGGTAAACTTTATGCAGCAAGAGATCAAAAGGTTGATAAAAATCATGGGAATGTTATTTCAAAAAGATCAATAA